A genomic segment from Opitutales bacterium encodes:
- a CDS encoding 1,4-dihydroxy-2-naphthoate polyprenyltransferase has protein sequence MIRHWLVATRPRTIPAAASPVLVGTAYAYYEGKFEWFPALLCLLFSLLIQISTNFANDYFDYKKGADTDQRKGPPRAVASGWITPQAMLRATWAVLALAFVAGCLLIPYGDVWLIVIGLSSIACAILYTGGPAPLAYLGLGDIFVVFYFGWVATGFTYFVQADEYSVVAFTLGIALGLLINNLLVVNNLRDVDEDRVANKRTLIVRFGRTFGLVQYQLSVTAACLIALAFGLFYDMVGLFIPAMSYPLGRWLGILVYRAETPKDFGRCLMFTSLYLVLFSVLCVVGLVTTVPSS, from the coding sequence ATGATCCGGCATTGGTTGGTCGCTACACGTCCGCGCACAATTCCTGCAGCGGCGAGCCCCGTATTAGTCGGGACTGCTTATGCTTATTATGAAGGGAAGTTTGAATGGTTTCCGGCTTTGCTTTGCCTGTTGTTTAGTCTGTTGATCCAGATCAGCACGAATTTTGCAAACGACTACTTCGATTACAAAAAGGGAGCCGATACGGATCAGCGTAAGGGGCCGCCTAGGGCTGTGGCGTCAGGTTGGATTACACCACAAGCGATGCTGCGTGCTACTTGGGCCGTTCTGGCGTTGGCATTTGTAGCTGGCTGTCTCCTGATCCCCTATGGCGATGTTTGGCTCATTGTTATAGGGCTCTCGTCCATAGCCTGTGCGATTCTTTATACTGGGGGGCCTGCACCTCTGGCTTATCTAGGGCTTGGAGACATTTTCGTGGTTTTCTATTTTGGATGGGTCGCGACGGGGTTCACATACTTTGTCCAGGCTGATGAATACAGTGTCGTGGCTTTCACGCTGGGGATTGCTCTGGGTTTGCTAATTAATAACCTATTGGTCGTGAACAACCTACGGGATGTAGATGAAGATCGCGTTGCCAATAAGCGGACGCTGATTGTTCGATTTGGGCGCACATTTGGCCTCGTCCAATATCAATTATCAGTTACCGCAGCCTGCCTAATCGCTTTAGCCTTTGGTCTTTTCTACGACATGGTGGGGCTATTTATACCCGCGATGTCATATCCGCTGGGCCGGTGGTTGGGTATCTTAGTCTATCGAGCTGAGACGCCGAAGGACTTTG
- a CDS encoding prepilin-type N-terminal cleavage/methylation domain-containing protein produces MRRKNIPYSACKTQLAKGFTLIEILVSTAVMVVITGLILTITSGVLGIWNRSAGAVEASREARLLLTLIEDDLDGILFNAPGEIINYQTETIGTGAFSLANQARLIVLSSVPDAPSEDFDGDPVTGNICAVAYELTLREIFPGTASSRNVSIYRGLVDPLTTFSGNAAFDGFIGESDVSGGITLRTIWDGNIESGSPSDAVSGNVGIYSTGLRRNLAASNVIDFSIQFYRENATSLAVSAINPTSSVSVENGTLYINGVATADRLAYMDITFTVLSNEGMTTYFRHVDNLESTYADAQEIALAFGETFTRRIALIATR; encoded by the coding sequence ATGAGGCGCAAAAATATTCCATACTCCGCCTGTAAAACGCAGCTTGCGAAGGGCTTTACCCTCATCGAGATTCTGGTTTCGACTGCTGTGATGGTTGTTATTACCGGGCTTATTCTGACTATCACCTCGGGTGTGCTCGGCATCTGGAATCGTTCTGCTGGTGCTGTCGAGGCATCGCGCGAGGCAAGGCTCCTTCTTACGTTGATCGAGGACGATTTGGATGGCATTCTTTTTAATGCTCCTGGAGAAATCATTAATTACCAGACGGAGACGATAGGCACCGGAGCCTTCTCCTTGGCAAACCAGGCCAGGCTGATCGTTCTGTCCTCAGTCCCCGATGCGCCGTCTGAGGATTTTGATGGCGATCCTGTCACCGGGAATATTTGTGCGGTCGCCTACGAATTGACTTTGCGTGAGATTTTCCCTGGCACGGCGTCTTCGCGCAATGTCTCAATTTATCGCGGACTGGTGGACCCGTTAACCACTTTTTCAGGTAACGCAGCTTTTGACGGATTTATTGGCGAGAGCGATGTTTCGGGTGGTATCACATTACGCACGATTTGGGACGGTAATATCGAATCAGGTTCTCCTTCAGACGCCGTTAGCGGGAACGTGGGGATCTACTCGACCGGTTTGCGTCGGAATCTTGCTGCTTCAAACGTGATCGACTTTAGTATCCAGTTTTACCGTGAAAATGCGACAAGCCTCGCTGTATCGGCGATTAACCCTACCTCGTCAGTGAGTGTTGAGAATGGAACACTCTATATCAATGGTGTAGCAACTGCGGATCGTTTGGCTTATATGGACATTACCTTTACCGTACTCTCCAACGAGGGGATGACTACCTACTTTCGGCATGTGGACAATCTCGAGAGTACTTATGCCGATGCACAGGAAATTGCATTGGCATTTGGGGAAACCTTTACTCGCCGAATCGCGCTCATTGCTACCCGATGA
- a CDS encoding prepilin-type N-terminal cleavage/methylation domain-containing protein, with translation MESKDLSHSKAAGGFTLIELLVTVGLIAVIIGGVGIALAGGGRGDVPTAERVLQGLLISARTQAVIQQGSSTFPVGAGTRGFGASALLLINGDVTDPERYLRETTVVYWGEDVDGNQGWLSATGFDLLPAGIHFEPVRSQETGNATVSLNSLTVDLNRPSAIAQSTAGTDTWHYIPFNSQGRLNGGIDEFNVVIASGSPIPGAAGLELVWDSESAPGGYIILGMGAVYRYPDAGVIP, from the coding sequence ATGGAAAGCAAAGATTTGAGCCATTCAAAAGCTGCGGGGGGATTCACCCTGATCGAGCTCCTCGTCACCGTTGGATTGATTGCGGTAATCATCGGGGGTGTGGGGATTGCGCTCGCCGGTGGTGGGCGTGGGGATGTTCCAACGGCTGAACGTGTGCTTCAAGGATTATTGATCAGCGCTCGAACTCAGGCAGTTATCCAACAGGGGAGTTCTACTTTTCCAGTTGGTGCAGGCACTCGGGGATTTGGCGCGAGTGCACTGCTCTTGATTAACGGCGACGTCACAGACCCGGAGCGCTATCTCCGTGAAACTACTGTTGTCTATTGGGGTGAGGATGTGGATGGGAACCAAGGTTGGCTTTCGGCCACCGGTTTCGATCTGCTCCCGGCTGGTATTCATTTTGAGCCGGTGCGGTCTCAAGAGACGGGGAATGCGACGGTCAGTTTGAATAGCTTGACTGTTGATTTGAACCGTCCCTCGGCGATTGCTCAGTCAACTGCTGGCACAGATACCTGGCATTATATACCTTTTAACTCCCAGGGGCGTCTGAACGGCGGAATTGATGAGTTTAATGTCGTCATTGCATCAGGCTCACCTATCCCTGGGGCGGCAGGGCTTGAACTTGTGTGGGACAGTGAGAGTGCTCCGGGTGGTTATATTATCTTAGGTATGGGGGCGGTGTATCGCTACCCAGACGCAGGTGTGATCCCATGA
- a CDS encoding prepilin-type N-terminal cleavage/methylation domain-containing protein — MIRPQSSLKRAFTLVELLTVIAIIGILAALTFGAISGVAEQQNVTRTKADMTAIKVALQRYKSDFGDFPRVGANGGTAAGNLVLLSALAGLISPDGAPLDAASIRNPFIDIQDLNISFANENAEAAFMANRTVTNLGNVTLRDAWDGTLRYYYDQVAATTTWRNSNFVLFSDGPDGLSAPPATIGTTGVFDPKDLMTGADSNLDNIMVE; from the coding sequence ATGATTCGTCCCCAATCCAGCTTAAAAAGAGCATTCACACTCGTGGAGTTGCTCACAGTGATCGCTATTATTGGCATTCTTGCGGCCTTGACGTTTGGTGCTATTTCTGGCGTAGCCGAGCAACAGAACGTCACGCGCACGAAAGCGGACATGACGGCCATCAAGGTCGCATTGCAGCGCTATAAGTCTGACTTCGGTGATTTCCCCCGTGTGGGAGCTAATGGAGGTACAGCTGCGGGTAATTTGGTCTTACTTTCCGCGCTTGCTGGCCTCATCTCGCCCGATGGAGCACCGCTCGACGCAGCGTCCATTCGCAACCCTTTTATAGATATTCAAGACCTGAACATCTCATTCGCTAATGAAAATGCGGAAGCCGCGTTCATGGCCAACCGTACCGTTACTAACCTCGGAAATGTGACACTCAGAGATGCTTGGGATGGTACACTCCGTTATTACTACGACCAAGTCGCAGCTACGACAACGTGGCGAAACAGTAACTTCGTGCTCTTTTCTGATGGGCCCGATGGACTCAGCGCACCTCCGGCTACGATAGGTACGACGGGTGTATTTGATCCGAAAGATCTGATGACGGGTGCCGATTCAAATCTAGACAACATTATGGTCGAGTGA
- a CDS encoding ABC-F family ATP-binding cassette domain-containing protein, with product MITFDSISLRYGPKIIFDSVGDEILEGDRIGLVGRNGVGKSTLFRVLLEQESLDAGEVIVAKGTTLGHLPQDGITVRGRTLVDEAATAFPEIIELQAELESAHSELDTLAVDSPGYRQLINRIGDMEHELERLEAPKLRAKIEKVLSGLGFQGDDFDKDTGKFSGGWQMRIALGKLLLQQPSLLMLDEPTNHLDILSQRWLEQFLRRYPGALLIISHDRAFLDAVTNRTFHLGAGRMDSFSGNFSFAEKEKAVLEQVREQQFEKQQREIERQEAFINRFRAKASKASQVQSRIKALDKIERIELDTDERSMHFRFPNPPRNSPTAIELSGLSKSYGTLEVFRDLVLRIADGERVAIVGPNGAGKSTLVRILAGEEPYDHGDRQLGHNTELAYFAQHQTESLDLNMTALQVVEEAASASGSRMDPRSLLGAFLFRGDDVFKPVRVLSGGERNRLALARMLMRPSNTIILDEPTNHLDLDSKLILQEALVHFPGTLVLVSHDRHFLDPVVEKVLEVTPGKLRMLTGNVSDYIRMLDEEEARLTQSQPTSESVVVAGPAISAKERRRVEAERRQRAAPLKKKVQQHEHKMQTLHKKIEVREQEMLDPDWFKQGSETTSLMKELDAWKRELSVVEEGWMEASDALEKLDL from the coding sequence ATGATAACATTCGATAGCATTAGTCTGCGTTATGGCCCGAAGATTATCTTTGATTCGGTGGGCGATGAGATTCTCGAGGGGGATAGGATCGGTTTGGTCGGGCGTAACGGTGTGGGTAAATCGACGCTTTTCCGGGTTTTGTTGGAGCAGGAGAGCCTGGATGCAGGAGAGGTAATCGTGGCGAAAGGGACTACTTTGGGACACTTGCCGCAGGATGGAATTACGGTCAGGGGCCGGACGCTGGTCGATGAAGCAGCGACAGCTTTCCCCGAGATTATTGAGTTACAGGCCGAGCTAGAATCCGCTCATTCTGAATTGGATACGCTCGCGGTGGACTCTCCTGGATACCGACAGCTCATTAATAGGATTGGTGATATGGAGCACGAACTGGAGCGATTGGAGGCTCCCAAGCTTCGAGCGAAGATAGAGAAGGTGCTTTCTGGGCTTGGCTTTCAGGGGGATGATTTTGATAAAGATACCGGTAAATTTTCTGGAGGATGGCAGATGCGGATCGCCCTAGGAAAGCTTTTGTTACAGCAGCCTAGCTTACTGATGCTCGATGAGCCGACCAATCATCTTGATATCTTGAGCCAACGTTGGTTGGAGCAATTCTTAAGACGCTATCCGGGGGCCTTGCTAATTATTTCTCACGATCGGGCATTTTTGGACGCTGTAACGAATCGAACTTTCCATCTGGGGGCGGGGCGCATGGATAGCTTCTCGGGGAATTTTAGTTTTGCAGAGAAAGAAAAGGCTGTTCTTGAGCAGGTGAGAGAACAGCAATTCGAGAAGCAACAACGTGAAATCGAAAGGCAAGAAGCCTTCATCAATAGATTCCGCGCCAAGGCGAGTAAGGCTTCTCAGGTGCAGAGCCGCATCAAGGCATTGGATAAGATCGAGCGTATCGAGCTGGATACCGACGAACGCTCTATGCATTTTCGCTTCCCAAATCCGCCGCGCAACAGCCCTACCGCTATTGAGTTATCAGGCCTCTCGAAGTCGTATGGTACGCTCGAAGTGTTTCGAGACTTAGTTCTGCGTATTGCTGATGGGGAGCGTGTTGCAATCGTTGGGCCCAATGGTGCCGGTAAGTCGACTCTGGTGCGCATTTTGGCCGGGGAGGAGCCCTATGATCATGGGGATCGTCAATTAGGTCATAACACTGAACTGGCTTATTTCGCTCAGCATCAAACCGAGAGCCTAGACCTAAATATGACCGCGCTACAAGTAGTGGAAGAGGCCGCGTCGGCCAGTGGGTCGCGCATGGATCCCCGATCTTTGCTGGGCGCCTTCCTTTTCAGAGGGGACGATGTGTTTAAGCCAGTGAGAGTTCTTTCTGGCGGTGAGCGCAACCGCTTGGCGTTGGCCCGGATGCTGATGAGGCCGTCGAATACAATTATCCTGGATGAACCGACCAATCATCTCGACTTAGATAGCAAGCTCATCTTGCAGGAAGCGTTGGTGCACTTTCCTGGGACGCTTGTCTTAGTCAGCCACGACCGACATTTTCTGGATCCGGTTGTCGAAAAGGTGCTTGAAGTCACTCCTGGCAAGTTGCGGATGCTCACGGGAAATGTCTCCGACTATATTCGAATGTTGGACGAAGAAGAGGCGCGTCTCACTCAGTCTCAGCCAACTTCGGAATCAGTAGTAGTTGCGGGCCCAGCAATCTCTGCTAAGGAACGTCGTCGCGTTGAAGCTGAACGGCGTCAACGTGCTGCCCCGCTGAAGAAGAAGGTGCAGCAACACGAACATAAGATGCAGACACTTCATAAGAAAATAGAGGTGCGTGAACAAGAGATGTTAGACCCTGATTGGTTTAAACAAGGGTCCGAGACTACTTCGCTGATGAAAGAGTTGGATGCTTGGAAACGGGAGCTTTCAGTCGTGGAGGAGGGGTGGATGGAAGCCTCAGATGCGCTCGAGAAATTAGATCTATAA